From a region of the Malania oleifera isolate guangnan ecotype guangnan chromosome 12, ASM2987363v1, whole genome shotgun sequence genome:
- the LOC131143966 gene encoding uncharacterized protein LOC131143966, with protein sequence MREDQKMHVCKLCDKRYPCGKSLGGHMRSHMIGNSSRSEKKAKLHAKLVSSSNGGRKGKKRESGFEAGELSGYGLRENPKKTWRAGDSGPGLWQEKVCKECGKEFQSLKALFGHMSSHSGARRVSNKFKDHVWTGGKQESLMDGQSDTEADASRPRKRMKKGKHSILGVSSTSPCLANESSSVSDIELEQEEVALCLMMLSRDSGHWDGVNVVGESSDNISVVLEDKSSSNDVRIAMKESLNCFCGDGMNIKDAELALFENSDSGSSTRPHSEEHKASQGGQSTPGWPVEECSSSASLCPDAR encoded by the exons ATGAGAGAAGATCAAAAGATGCATGTGTGCAAGCTGTGCGACAAGAGGTACCCATGTGGGAAGTCCTTGGGAGGTCATATGAGGTCTCACATGATTGGGAATTCTTCTCGATCAGAAAAGAAAGCTAAACTCCACGCAAAATTGGTTTCATCTTCTAATGGTGGAAGAAAAGGTAAGAAGAGAGAGTCTGGGTTTGAAGCTGGTGAGCTTTCTGGATATGGCCTTAGAGAGAACCCCAAGAAAACATGGAGGGCCGGGGACTCTGGCCCTGGCTTATGGCAAGAAAAGGTGTGCAAAGAATGTGGTAAAGAGTTTCAGTCATTGAAAGCTCTCTTTGGTCACATGAGCAGTCACTCAGGAGCAAGAAGAGTTTCAAACAAATTCAAAGATCATGTGTGGACTGGTGGTAAGCAGGAATCACTGATGGATGGGCAGTCAGACACCGAGGCGGATGCCTCAAGGCCGCGTAAAAGAATGAAGAAAGGGAAGCATAGCATTCTTGGTGTGTCTTCTACTTCTCCTTGTTTGGCAAATGAATCTTCATCTGTTTCTGATATTGAGCTAGAGCAAGAAGAGGTAGCTTTGTGCTTGATGATGCTGTCTAGGGATTCAGGGCATTGGGATGGTGTGAATGTGGTTGGGGAGTCTTCTGATAACATTTCTGTCGTTTTGGAGGATAAATCATCATCTAATGATGTGAGAATTGCCATGAAGGAAAGCCTGAATTGCTTTTGTGGGGATGGGATGAATATCAAGGATGCTGAACTTGCTCTGTTTGAGAATTCTGATTCTGG GTCCAGCACCCGGCCCCATTCGGAGGAACATAAGGCATCTCAGGGAGGACAGTCCACCCCGgggtggccagtagaggaatgtagctccagcgcGAGTTTATGCcctgacgccaggtga